Proteins encoded by one window of Mastacembelus armatus chromosome 23, fMasArm1.2, whole genome shotgun sequence:
- the cbll1 gene encoding E3 ubiquitin-protein ligase Hakai isoform X2 produces the protein MDQSDNDLQGSDGSGILGGLDVRRRIPIKLISKQPIRSKPQPRIQRPNTRPLKTESGDDDNFGFKQEDRFECGTKAGDVFANQRRFPQPLFWDYKLNLIGERDEVPIHFCDKCGLPIQLYGRMIPCKHVFCYDCALLHEKKGEKMCPGLTLYNCTDPVQRIEQCQRGSLYMCSVVPGCKRTYLSQRDLQAHVNHRHMRAAKSSAGRQEPLHLPPSSEVPDRFRVPPPHLPKNHVHLPNPLQHGSHDPYSQPPPTPHEAPPPASALGPETFRIATVTTRKHSNLITVPIQDDSSSSARESLSGGPGPGQPPHHHPGDYPGQPPVVSHSHHMMAPPQQHFGPPPPPPPPISHPMQHPPQASGTPHMVYNQAPPPPMSTAPPPITPPPGHIMGQMPPYMNHPPPGPPPQHSGPPVNAPPPHHYNPNSMQQFPEDQGTLSPPFSQPGGLSPGMWPAPRGPPPPRMQGPPPPQGQMPGPHHPDQNRYRPYYQ, from the exons ATGGACCAAAGCG ACAATGACCTTCAAGGAAGCGATGGCTCTGGGATTTTGGGTGGTCTAGATGTTCGAAGACGAATCCCAATCAAACTCATATCCAAACAACCGATAAGGAGTAAACCTCAGCCCCGCATCCAGAGACCCAACACCAGACCACTGAAAACTGAGAGTGGAGATGATG ATAACTTTGGCTTCAAGCAAGAGGACAGGTTTGAATGTGGTACCAAAGCTGGTGATGTGTTTGCAAATCAAAGGAGATTTCCACAGCCACTGTTTTGGGACTATAAG TTGAATTTGATTGGTGAAAGAGATGAAGTACCAATTCATTTCTGTGATAAATGCGGTCTACCTATCCAGCTCTATGGACGGATG ATCCCCTGCAAGCATGTTTTCTGCTATGACTGTGCTTTGCTTCATGAGAAGAAAGGGGAGAAAATGTGCCCAGG CCTCACCCTCTACAACTGCACAGATCCGGTGCAGCGCATTGAGCAGTGCCAGCGTGGTTCTCTTTACATGTGCAGTGTTGTGCCAGGATGCAAGCGCACCTACCTGTCCCAGCGTGATCTGCAGGCGCATGTCAACCACCGCCACATGAGAGCGGCAAAGTCCTCCGCAGGCCGCCAGGAGCCACTGCACCTGCCTCCTTCATCTGAGGTCCCTGATCGGTTCCGCGTGCCTCCACCACACTTACCCAAGAACCATGTTCATCTCCCCAACCCACTCCAGCATGGGAGTCACGACCCCTACAGTCAGCCACCACCTACCCCTCACGAAGCCCCACCCCCAGCTTCTGCTCTAGGTCCCGAGACATTTCGCATTGCTACTGTGACAACCCGTAAACACAGCAATCTCATCACCGTGCCTATCCAAGATgactcctcctcttctgctcgTGAGTCTCTCTCTGGTGGTCCAGGCCCTGGTCAGCCCCCACACCACCACCCTGGGGACTACCCTGGCCAGCCGCCTGTTGTGTCCCACTCTCACCACATGATGGCACCACCGCAGCAACACTTTGgccccccacctccccctcctccccccatcAGCCACCCAATGCAGCATCCTCCCCAGGCATCTGGGACACCACACATGGTATACAACCAAGCCCCTCCACCCCCCATGTCCACAGCTCCCCCACCAATTACTCCACCACCAGGTCACATCATGGGCCAGATGCCCCCCTATATGAACCACCCACCCCCAGGACCTCCACCACAACATAGTGGCCCACCTGTCAATGCCCCCCCACCTCATCACTACAACCCCAACTCCATGCAGCAGTTCCCTGAAGACCAGGGCACCCTTAGTCCCCCATTCAGTCAGCCGGGAGGGCTCAGTCCTGGGATGTGGCCTGCTCCAAGAGGACCCCCACCTCCACGAATGCaaggacctcctcctccccaggGCCAAATGCCAGGACCACATCACCCAGATCAGAATCGCTACCGGCCTTACTATCAGTAA
- the cbll1 gene encoding E3 ubiquitin-protein ligase Hakai isoform X1: MPVRMTRTISSSHPPFQLYNDLQGSDGSGILGGLDVRRRIPIKLISKQPIRSKPQPRIQRPNTRPLKTESGDDDNFGFKQEDRFECGTKAGDVFANQRRFPQPLFWDYKLNLIGERDEVPIHFCDKCGLPIQLYGRMIPCKHVFCYDCALLHEKKGEKMCPGLTLYNCTDPVQRIEQCQRGSLYMCSVVPGCKRTYLSQRDLQAHVNHRHMRAAKSSAGRQEPLHLPPSSEVPDRFRVPPPHLPKNHVHLPNPLQHGSHDPYSQPPPTPHEAPPPASALGPETFRIATVTTRKHSNLITVPIQDDSSSSARESLSGGPGPGQPPHHHPGDYPGQPPVVSHSHHMMAPPQQHFGPPPPPPPPISHPMQHPPQASGTPHMVYNQAPPPPMSTAPPPITPPPGHIMGQMPPYMNHPPPGPPPQHSGPPVNAPPPHHYNPNSMQQFPEDQGTLSPPFSQPGGLSPGMWPAPRGPPPPRMQGPPPPQGQMPGPHHPDQNRYRPYYQ, from the exons ATGCCTGTCAGGATGACTCGAACCATCTCTTCTTCACACCCACCTTTTCAACTAT ACAATGACCTTCAAGGAAGCGATGGCTCTGGGATTTTGGGTGGTCTAGATGTTCGAAGACGAATCCCAATCAAACTCATATCCAAACAACCGATAAGGAGTAAACCTCAGCCCCGCATCCAGAGACCCAACACCAGACCACTGAAAACTGAGAGTGGAGATGATG ATAACTTTGGCTTCAAGCAAGAGGACAGGTTTGAATGTGGTACCAAAGCTGGTGATGTGTTTGCAAATCAAAGGAGATTTCCACAGCCACTGTTTTGGGACTATAAG TTGAATTTGATTGGTGAAAGAGATGAAGTACCAATTCATTTCTGTGATAAATGCGGTCTACCTATCCAGCTCTATGGACGGATG ATCCCCTGCAAGCATGTTTTCTGCTATGACTGTGCTTTGCTTCATGAGAAGAAAGGGGAGAAAATGTGCCCAGG CCTCACCCTCTACAACTGCACAGATCCGGTGCAGCGCATTGAGCAGTGCCAGCGTGGTTCTCTTTACATGTGCAGTGTTGTGCCAGGATGCAAGCGCACCTACCTGTCCCAGCGTGATCTGCAGGCGCATGTCAACCACCGCCACATGAGAGCGGCAAAGTCCTCCGCAGGCCGCCAGGAGCCACTGCACCTGCCTCCTTCATCTGAGGTCCCTGATCGGTTCCGCGTGCCTCCACCACACTTACCCAAGAACCATGTTCATCTCCCCAACCCACTCCAGCATGGGAGTCACGACCCCTACAGTCAGCCACCACCTACCCCTCACGAAGCCCCACCCCCAGCTTCTGCTCTAGGTCCCGAGACATTTCGCATTGCTACTGTGACAACCCGTAAACACAGCAATCTCATCACCGTGCCTATCCAAGATgactcctcctcttctgctcgTGAGTCTCTCTCTGGTGGTCCAGGCCCTGGTCAGCCCCCACACCACCACCCTGGGGACTACCCTGGCCAGCCGCCTGTTGTGTCCCACTCTCACCACATGATGGCACCACCGCAGCAACACTTTGgccccccacctccccctcctccccccatcAGCCACCCAATGCAGCATCCTCCCCAGGCATCTGGGACACCACACATGGTATACAACCAAGCCCCTCCACCCCCCATGTCCACAGCTCCCCCACCAATTACTCCACCACCAGGTCACATCATGGGCCAGATGCCCCCCTATATGAACCACCCACCCCCAGGACCTCCACCACAACATAGTGGCCCACCTGTCAATGCCCCCCCACCTCATCACTACAACCCCAACTCCATGCAGCAGTTCCCTGAAGACCAGGGCACCCTTAGTCCCCCATTCAGTCAGCCGGGAGGGCTCAGTCCTGGGATGTGGCCTGCTCCAAGAGGACCCCCACCTCCACGAATGCaaggacctcctcctccccaggGCCAAATGCCAGGACCACATCACCCAGATCAGAATCGCTACCGGCCTTACTATCAGTAA